A stretch of Caenorhabditis elegans chromosome IV DNA encodes these proteins:
- the H25K10.2 gene encoding uncharacterized protein (Predicted) yields the protein MPPKKTMEQLVKDAEEICRIQTLMYEERMARVALETLSSSVPALKRVPSTSKIPPESISQYKRWAAMKIDFPEAQPPKSKKDTVSSSEQSSSDGGH from the coding sequence ATGCCCCCAAAAAAGACAATGGAACAGCTTGTAAAGGATGCCGAAGAGATATGCCGTATCCAAACTCTCATGTATGAAGAGAGAATGGCTCGAGTAGCTTTGGAGACTCTAAGTTCATCAGTCCCAGCACTCAAAAGAGTTCCGTCAACTTCTAAAATTCCACCGGAATCCATATCTCAATACAAACGTTGGGCAGCGATGAAGATTGACTTTCCAGAAGCACAACCaccaaaaagcaaaaaagataCGGTTTCCAGTTCGGAGCAATCGTCAAGTGATGGTGGACACTAG